One Monomorium pharaonis isolate MP-MQ-018 chromosome 4, ASM1337386v2, whole genome shotgun sequence DNA segment encodes these proteins:
- the LOC118645203 gene encoding uncharacterized protein LOC118645203, with translation MAAVRQRFWPLSLRSAVRKIINNCIKCFKARPSISEAEMACLPSPRVTVSRPFTHCGVDYAGPVTLREGRRRNSRNHKAYVAAFVCFSTKAVHLELVSDLTTDAFIASLRRLIARRGRPERMYSDNTTTFVGAQRQIKEFYEFLRNDEVQNSINRFLLEQHTTWTFIPPNAPHFGGLWEAAIKSAKFYITRIIGGSHLTYEEFQTILSEIEAILNSRPLQPLSSDPNDMSYLSPGHFLVGTTLNSFPHPDLTNVNLNRLQRWQVVQQMRQHFWARWSAEYLNSLQERHKWKRNKGPQLEPGQLVLIKQAGLAPLQWLTGRVESVHPGPDGTPTSVTNCCRLSTPLTPEVTGTLQPFSFGNMTTHASASSLSRSQPQPLMGVDVLTNELLQKLVEQHKVSDAKFSAFIEEQRRTNQELNTKLNQLNVIAGNVERNGQRISSLEQSCAALDVGDMRKYQGSSGPASHSQPNNVLIISGVPSAMSITSLALVHNVFTKLGIPELSCHNLYVRSFVSRVVESLKIVLCRSLPPSYFLSPWPLPPFEMLSSQRSVRVVY, from the exons ATGGCGGCGGTCCGTCAGCGGTTTTGGCCGCTGTCCTTGAGATCAGCTGTACGCAAGATCATAAACAATTGCATTAAGTGCTTCAAGGCTAGACCTTCAATCTCGGAAGCGGAAATGGCCTGCTTGCCTTCTCCCAGAGTCACGGTTTCGCGACCCTTCACCCATTGCGGAGTGGACTACGCAGGCCCGGTGACCTTGCGAGAGGGCAGACGCCGTAACTCACGTAATCACAAGGCGTACGTAGCCGCCTTTGTATGCTTTTCTACAAAGGCGGTACATTTGGAGTTGGTAAGCGACCTCACCACTGACGCATTCATAGCTTCGCTCAGAAGGCTTATTGCGCGAAGAGGAAGGCCTGAGCGCATGTACTCGGACAATACCACCACTTTTGTGGGCGCTCAGCGCCaaatcaaagaattttatgaattcTTACGAAATGACGAGGTTCAGAATTCTATTAATCGATTCCTGTTAGAACAGCACACTACTTGGACTTTCATTCCCCCCAATGCGCCGCATTTTGGGGGTCTTTGGGAGGCCGCAATTAAGTccgcaaaattttacattaccaGAATAATCGGTGGCTCCCACTTAACATATGAGGAATTTCAAACGATATTGTCTGAAATTGAGGCTATCTTAAATTCGCGGCCTCTGCAGCCATTAAGCTCGGATCCGAATGACATGTCATATTTAAGTCCCGGGCATTTTCTGGTTGGCACAACATTGAATAGTTTTCCACATCCCGATTTGACCAATGTAAATCTGAATAGGCTTCAGCGGTGGCAGGTCGTTCAGCAAATGCGACAGCACTTCTGGGCCAGGTGGAGTGCAGAATACCTGAACTCCCTTCAGGAGCGTCATAAGTGGAAAAGAAACAAAGGCCCGCAATTGGAGCCTGGGCAACTGGTTCTAATAAAACAGGCAGGGCTGGCCCCGCTGCAATGGCTAACCGGCCGCGTGGAATCTGTCCACCCTGGCCCCGATG GTACGCCGACGAGTGTTACAAATTGTTGTCGGTTAAGCACACCTTTAACGCCAGAGGTAACTGGCACGTTGCAACCATTCAGTTTTGGAAATATGACCACTCATGCGAGCGCTAGTTCTTTGTCGCGGTCGCAGCCGCAGCCACTGATGGGCGTTGATGTTTTAACCAATGAACTTTTGCAGAAATTAGTAGAACAACATAAGGTGTCTGATGCCAAATTCTCAGCCTTTATTGAGGAACAAAGGCGCACTAATCAGGAGCTTAATACCAAGCTCAACCAACTGAATGTTATTGCTGGTAATGTGGAGAGAAACGGTCAACGTATCTCTTCGTTAGAGCAGAGTTGTGCTGCACTTGATGTCGGCGACATGAGAAAATATCAGGGATCGTCTGGACCGGCCTCGCACAGTCAACCTAACAATGTGCTAATTATATCGGGTGTGCCATCCGCAATGTCTATTACCTCCTTGGCTCTTGTGCACAATGTGTTCACAAAGCTTGGCATCCCTGAGTTGTCGTGTCATAATTTGTATGTTAGGTCGTTCGTGAGTCGCGTTGTGGAGAGTCTCAAAATCGTCCTTTGCCGGTCTCTGCCTCCGTCTTACTTTTTGTCACCCTGGCCTCTGCCGCCGTTCGAGATGTTGTCATCTCAAAGAAGCGTGCGTGTCGTGTACTAG